In Amia ocellicauda isolate fAmiCal2 chromosome 7, fAmiCal2.hap1, whole genome shotgun sequence, the genomic window aaatacacaacgCATTAGTTCAGCTTTAATTGTTTGCATTAATTAATCATGGGTCTGCCAGGGACCTTATCCTACCTCTTTCTATTAGGGAGAACTGTAGCTGAATTAATTCACATCCCAGCTCTGTGTTTTCTCGTTAGGGAGCTGTGCTTGAACAGCCAGGTGTGAAGTGACATGGAAGCTTAATGAACTGTCAATAAGGACTATTACTATGAATGCTGAGTAGGACTGTTCTAAGGCTTCAACATTCGCGGGAGGTCTTGTGATTTCCCTCACTGCCTCCGCTGTTAAACAAGCAATGCGTTGTCTCGACCGCGCCGTGAGGAAGTGGACAGGCCTGCGACTGATCAAGCACTTGTGCTTTCGTTCCTCCGCCCAGGTTGATTAACAAGCTTCAACCCGGATCCATCAGGAAGATCAATGACTCCCCCCAGAACTGGCACCAGGTAAACAAAATGTACCTTTCATTGAGACGCCTCAGCTGGTCCAGACTAAAGTTTGATTCTGGTAGAAACGTATTTATTCTTGCTTAAATGAGACATGTTTATTCCTCTTATTGTTGTGGTCTTTCTTGTATGTGACGTGTTCTCATGTATGAGTCCCGCTCAGTGTTTGCCCTCATTCATGAAATGCAGCTGCCCCCCAGCAACAAATCACTGCCTGGATCTCCAAAAAGTCACCTGACCAATCCAGGTTCAGAGCTGCCAGTCCCTGACCTCACTAGATTTCCTCCCTATTTCGTCTGACAAGTTCGATCTCTGTGTTGCCCCCACGTGCAGCTTGAGAACATCGGGAATTTCATCAAGGCCATCACGGACTATGGCGTGAAGCCCCACGACATCTTCGAGGCCAACGACCTGTTTGAGAACTACAACTACACCCAGGTCCAGACCACACTCATCGCCCTGGCAGGAGTGGTAaggagatggggggggggttgtttctGTCTGCGCAGTGATGCGTTTCCCAGTTAGATGTGAGAAGAGTTTTTGTCAGGTGTGATTGGAAGCTTAGGTAGGCCCTGATGTTGGCTAAAAGGAGGCATATTTGGAGAAACATCAGCTTCTCCAAACTTGACCCCAAAAACGTCAGCCATCGGCCAACACTGAGAGGCTCCACAAGAGCCAATGATTTCATGTCGATATCAATGGAGGCAGAATGAATTCCCCTTTACTACTAATTTTCTCCAGATGTCACTATATGTTTTAGGCCAATACAAATAGAGATGGATAGCTAGATTATACGATTATCTCATAGGTTAATCAAAACCATTAAGAATCCCCTGGAAGCCAATGCCAGCACCAGAGCTAAACCCTAACTGTAAAATTGCTGTTCAAACCTTCTTAGTTGTTGAGGGTGAATGAATCTAGAGCACCCAATGGTGTGTTTCTGtcctctctcccccccactAGGCCCAGACCAAAGGCTTCCACACGAAAAACAACGTGGGGGTGAAGtacaccacaaaacaaaaccgtCGCTTCACCCCGGACAAGCTGAAGGAGGGACGCAACGTCATCGGCCTGCAGGTCAGCAGGGCCTCCGGACACCGTCTTCACACACTGCCCCCCGCCCCCGCCATGTGATCCTTATATTCTTCATAAGCCAAAAATGTACCCCCTTGTGATCCACACATGCCCACAACAGATCACCTGCAGACATCAGTTCCTCACGGAGCTCAGCAAGCCAAGGTTGACCCCCTCTCCCATCCCTCTATCTCCTTTTCCAGATGGGCACCAACAAGTTCGCCAGCCAAAAGGGCATGACCTCGTACGGAACCCGACGCCACCTGTACGACCCCAAGACTGGCGTGGAGAAGCCCATGGACCAATCCACCATCAGCCTGCAGATGGGCACCAACAAGGGAGCCAGCCAGGTGAGCAGCACTCGGAAGCGGACGTTGGGGGCGGGTTGTGTGGACCTGGGTCGGCTCTCACATTGCGGTCTGTAGAAAGACTGCTTCTCTACGGGCAGAGCTCAGGAGTTCACTGTGCCCCAGGATGAAATGAAGCGATTGAACCTGGGTGGTTAGCTTGTCGAGACGGCTAAGGTTAAGGCTAGAATTCGCTGTAATGCGCAGACGTCCATTGGCGTTAGGGTTCTGCTCAGTGAATGTAGACGTGGGTACAGATTGGGTGTAGTACCAGGGTTGGAGGGTGTTAGGCCTAATGTTGAAGATTCTTCCTGCTATAATGTAGTGTCAAGTCTAGCAGTTTGGTTCTGTGTCACGGCTCGGAATAAAGATTGACAAAGTTATTTCGTTCTTCAGTTGAACCCCTCTTGCTCTTTGTTTTTTGGTAACTGACCTGCCCCAGAATTATTAAGACATTTGCCATcccttctctccccctcctttctctctctctctcccccccactcCAGGCTGGCATGACCGCCCCGGGCACCAAGCGGCAGATCTTCGACCAGAAGCTGGGCATGGAGAAGTGCGACTCCACCACCGTGTCTCTGCAGATGGGCACCAACAAGATGGCGTCGCAGCAGGGCATGACGGTCTACGGGCTCCCGCGCCAGGTCTACGACAGCAAGTACTGCCTCCCCGGGGACTCCTTCGACAGCGGCGACGGGGAGAACGCCTTCGACCACAACGCCAGCTACCAGAACTACTCCGACTAGAGCCCTGCCCTCACCAGGCCCAACCACACCCCTACCGCAGCCAGAAACCCCTCCCCGTTAACACTCGCCAAGTGGGGCATGTATATTGTTCTCTCCCCACCCACCCTGCCCCTGCCGTGCTCTCTCTGTACTTCCATTAGTGTCTGCTATGTCTGtgtatgttttctttatttatttttgaacatttaatcaatttttAGAAACCCACCCACGCTCCCCCGAAATCTTGTGCTGCATCCTAGCTGGCTTTTATAAATCCTATTTTTATTGAGCCCCACAGGCCCAGGGCACCGCAAATTTACCAATCACACAGGGGTCTCGGGTTAGCTGATCTGAGTTAATCTGCGGTTGATTTGTTTTCGCTCGCTCCTCGGACAAAGGCAGGCTGGCCTCTCGCTTGTCGCAGACTACCTTTAATACCTGTCTTGCCTAGAGAGCTCCAGCACATCATCAAATCTGCACTGGAATGGCTTTTTGTCAATATACCAAGGGCTGTGCTATGAGCCGTAGCAAAATAACTCTTTGGCCCAGGGAAGCACAAAGACATAATCAAAAATATGATTTTCCATGTACTGCACTTTCATAGCAGGGCGAGATTTGAATTGGACACTATCCTGACAGCGTCTCCGGGCCCTGTGCGTGTTGTCTCATCCATCTGTGCACTTTAATCTGCTCCACACCAAAGAGAAAACCCACCTTCAAACAGTGGTGTTAAAACTGTAATCGGTGTGATCGAAGACCACAAAGTTGCAATAGTGTGCCTATCCCAATACACAATTGCGGTGTTGAAAATGTCAAACGTGGAAACGCCTTCCTTACGAGTTGGAGGTGCCCGCCACTCGAAAACCCGCGTTTATTTTCTTGCAGTGTAAACTAGGAGATGTGGTGCCACAGTATGCTGTGGTGATTTGGTGGGCCATGAATTGAATCGGGTCACAGACCGGCGTGCTGCATGCATGTACGTGTTTCTGCCGTGTGCACAATGTGCATTGTTGAGGAGAGTGTGAATGCATGTGTTTGTGAAGGTGAACAGTTTGCCATGCAAGATGcccctttttgtatatttaaggtGGAGCACTTTTGGAGAACGCCACAGGGAGCCGGGGCATTAACACCAGATGAGGACAGTTTAGGAAGCCCAGGAAAGCATTATTGAAGCCGGCCGCTGTGTAGAATCCCAGCTCACATGCTTTGTAATGCTAGGAAACCAGTTCACAGCCTCCCATGTAGAGACTGAGCATGCTGTGCCTTAAAACCACCCTTGTGAGGTCCATTGCATAGATCTTAAGCTAGTGAATACCTTTCCTCCATCCAATCCCCCTCACAGCAGACACAACCGTGCATTTCTCTGTCAGGGTAATGCTTCCCCCTAGTGTTCACAGTGGTGCTCTGCTGGTGGGGTGTTGCATAAGCGAAAAACACTCTCGTCCAGCTCCCGTCCAGCTGCACGGTACAAGTCCTTCCCATCTTCAACAGAGCGACACCAGCGCACCTGTTTGAGGCCTTGTAAAGATACAGAAGAGCTGTGGGAGTTTGAAGCCAGGGTGCAGTGTGTTGTTTTACACTCTGAAGCACTACTACATCATATATCCGTCTGTATCATTGATCACTTTAACTGAACTACTCTCCCAGTTATGCCTCTTGCTGTCATGGCTCtgcatttcagtacagcactgccGACTGCTCCCCTGTGTTAATCCCCCATACTGAAGCACATTCCCACCTCCTGTAGTGTTAGCTAGACATTCCAGCCCTGACCAACTCCACAAAACCTTCATTATGTTGCACTGCTATCAGAAGCACACAAAAGTATTTTGGCTTTGGACTATACCGCTCCCATACTACCGGCCTAATGCAAACTGCACTGGACCTGCGCGGAATAGGGGCTAATTCTCCTGCATGAGGCTTTCAACGTCAGATTAAACAATAACTAAAGATTATTATTGGTTTAACTGATCTGTATGCGGCTGTTGAGCTAGAGTCCAGGGGTgactaaccctggtcctggagagccgcagggtTTGcgggtttttgttttatccagatcgttatctgcttaattgaaccaattatgggtcttaattaggcaaaatgtccctgtgttcaagatatccattgattggtaattaagagagacctggaaatcctgcaggattgcggctctccagTACCAGGGATAGCCACCCCTGAGCTAGACGCTACATCCACCACTGCAACACTTGGGAACAAGTCCGTCCGTCCATCCCCACCCACCCCCTCGCAATATAAGCAGGTGTTTTGAATGCGgtataattgattaattagtgACAATAAAAGAACAAGGTCAATCAAACCATTGCGTGCTATAGGGACAGTAGCGTGTGACCAGCTTGTCAATGTAGTTTTACAGTGTGAATAGGCTACATCATTCCTATAGACAGTGTAATAATTTGCCCCTGTCTTGTTTGTGTTTATCCTGGAAGTACCCCTAAAATCCCAGAGCCTTTGTTTAATGAACAGGACTCATTGGTTAAATGCAGGCATGGTTATTCAATAATATCTTAAATGTGAGAATTAAATGAAACGTCAGCAAGTAGCTTGTGTTGATGGGACTGTATTACACTCAGTTTGCTCAGACCGCATGCGTCAAAAGAAATTGAGGATCATGTGTTAATTGAAATGGTTGCTTTGGAAACGATGGGCAGAATCGGGATGTATTTTTATAGTGCCTTAAGCGTTTACCATCCGCTCAGACTGACCATTTCACTTCACCATCTTCCTTTGTTAAGCTTTTAGCCATGTTTCAACGCATACGACATCTTTGAGCTGACAAAATATGTAGCAAAAATGAATGTGTTCATAAGCAGTTTCAGAATTGAAATGCCGAAATTATCATTTTGGCGACGTGAAAAAGGTCTTAATGCAGAGTAGGCTGTAgcagaaatgtatttgaaaatcgGTCACTGTTTTCAAATTATATAGAAATTTGTATTGCACTTGGAATGAAAATGTGTAATGTTAATAAACACTTTTTAAGTTACCAACTGgttttgatgtatttatgtttaaattgtggataatcatgttttttgtgttttttacttCGTTGTTTTATTCCAATTAACGTTTTCTGCTATATGTTGACTCTCTGGGGACTGGTCCATATTATTCATATATGAATTGACCCCCTCCATGGTGGGCAGTCGCACAGGTGTAACTACTGTGACGTCACTTCCCTATACAAGCATGATGGCATGCATTGCACGGCGTGACAAGCAGGAGGCGATTCATTCTTAGGTAATGTACTAGACTAACTACCAAAActatcaaaagtattcacccccttggacttttccacatgtctttgtgttacaacatgaaatcagaatggattcaATCAGGAGTTTTTAGGATGATTTTGatgattcaattattttctgttttgtatttgtaattaattcagAACAGTTTGTAGataatatttttcactttgacattatggacattttctgtgttgatcagctgaaaaaactcctgattaaatccattctgatttcatgttgtaacacaatgacgttgaaaagtccaagggggtgaatacttttaagagccactgtaaaatcaagcctTTACTGAAGAACtttactgaagagctcagtgacatTCAACATAGGCATcatcataggatgccacctttccaacaagtcagtttgtcaaatttctgccctggTCAACTGTAAGTCCTGTTCTTGTGAAGTGGAGatgtctaggagcaacaacggCTCAACCGCGGAGG contains:
- the cnn1b gene encoding calponin-1; the encoded protein is MSTHFIRGPAYGLSAEVKSKLAQKYDPHKEEDLRLWIEEVIGRKIPVNFMDGLKDGVILCELINKLQPGSIRKINDSPQNWHQLENIGNFIKAITDYGVKPHDIFEANDLFENYNYTQVQTTLIALAGVAQTKGFHTKNNVGVKYTTKQNRRFTPDKLKEGRNVIGLQMGTNKFASQKGMTSYGTRRHLYDPKTGVEKPMDQSTISLQMGTNKGASQAGMTAPGTKRQIFDQKLGMEKCDSTTVSLQMGTNKMASQQGMTVYGLPRQVYDSKYCLPGDSFDSGDGENAFDHNASYQNYSD